One genomic window of Haloferax mediterranei ATCC 33500 includes the following:
- the pyk gene encoding pyruvate kinase, with the protein MRNAKIVCTLGPASFDRETIRDLADAGMSVARMNASHGNVEHRSEVIDSIRAVDDATKEPLAAMLDLQGPEVRTAPIDEDIYLETGSEVRFYEGDDATPEAVGLSYSIAAAEPGDTVLLDDGRIEATVDRVEDGSVFTRINSGGQLGARKGVNVPGVDLDIDLITDSDYENLKLAAEKEVDFVAASFIRDAEDVYTISDTLESLGAEIPIIAKIERAGAVENLDEIIQAAHGVMVARGDLGVECPLEEVPIIQKRTIRKAQAAGVPVITATEMLDSMVRSRRPTRAEASDVANAVLDGTDAVMLSGETAVGDHPARVVDTMSRIVKEVEASPEYDESQEQRVPTADEGSRTEALARSARYLARDVNAAAVVAVSESGYTARKTAKFRPGVPVVAVTPNDRTRRQLAVSWGVSAEYSDYSASVEAVMDDAVTAALDAGVAESGDTIVVLSGMMTELEGTNTTNMLKVHVAAEPIATGRKIVSGRVAGPLYRTEDGDLSDVPEGAVLALSAEFDGEFDGDADKLAGIIDARAGMTGYPALVARELDIPMISGAPLPKTIEEGASVTLHAERGIVYEGDVISYNRGSR; encoded by the coding sequence ATGCGAAACGCAAAAATCGTCTGTACCCTCGGTCCGGCATCGTTCGACCGGGAGACGATTCGTGATCTCGCGGACGCCGGGATGAGCGTTGCCCGGATGAACGCGAGCCACGGAAACGTCGAACACCGGTCTGAGGTCATCGATAGCATCCGCGCCGTCGACGACGCGACCAAAGAACCGCTCGCGGCCATGCTCGACCTGCAAGGCCCCGAAGTACGTACTGCCCCCATCGACGAGGACATCTACCTCGAAACGGGAAGCGAGGTTCGGTTTTACGAGGGCGACGACGCCACGCCCGAAGCGGTCGGTCTTTCGTACTCTATCGCCGCCGCAGAACCCGGAGACACTGTTCTTCTCGACGACGGCCGAATCGAAGCGACCGTCGACCGCGTCGAAGACGGCTCTGTCTTCACGCGCATCAACTCCGGTGGACAACTCGGCGCGCGCAAGGGCGTGAACGTCCCCGGCGTCGACCTCGATATCGACCTCATCACCGACTCGGACTACGAAAACCTGAAACTCGCCGCCGAGAAGGAAGTCGATTTCGTCGCCGCCTCGTTCATCCGCGACGCAGAGGACGTGTACACCATCAGCGACACGCTCGAAAGCCTCGGTGCGGAGATTCCCATCATCGCCAAAATCGAGCGCGCCGGTGCGGTCGAAAATCTCGACGAGATTATTCAGGCAGCCCACGGCGTGATGGTCGCTCGCGGCGACCTCGGTGTCGAGTGCCCGCTCGAAGAAGTGCCGATTATTCAGAAGCGCACCATCCGCAAAGCGCAGGCCGCGGGCGTACCAGTTATCACCGCGACCGAGATGCTCGACTCGATGGTTCGCTCTCGCCGCCCGACTCGTGCCGAGGCGTCCGACGTGGCCAACGCCGTCCTCGACGGCACCGACGCCGTGATGCTCTCGGGCGAGACGGCCGTCGGCGACCACCCGGCCCGCGTCGTCGACACGATGTCCCGTATCGTCAAAGAAGTCGAAGCGAGTCCCGAGTACGACGAGAGCCAAGAACAGCGCGTTCCGACCGCTGACGAAGGCTCCCGAACCGAGGCGCTCGCCCGCTCCGCGCGCTACCTCGCGCGCGACGTGAACGCTGCGGCCGTCGTCGCAGTCTCCGAATCCGGGTACACCGCCCGGAAGACCGCGAAGTTCCGTCCGGGCGTGCCGGTCGTCGCCGTCACCCCGAACGACCGGACGCGACGTCAACTCGCCGTCTCGTGGGGCGTCTCCGCCGAGTACTCTGACTACAGCGCGAGTGTCGAAGCCGTGATGGACGACGCCGTCACCGCCGCGCTCGACGCCGGTGTCGCGGAGTCCGGCGACACAATCGTCGTCCTCTCCGGAATGATGACGGAACTCGAAGGGACGAACACGACGAACATGCTCAAGGTCCACGTCGCCGCCGAGCCAATCGCCACCGGCCGGAAAATCGTCAGCGGCCGCGTCGCAGGGCCGCTCTACCGGACCGAAGACGGCGACCTCTCCGACGTGCCGGAAGGCGCAGTCCTCGCGCTTTCGGCCGAGTTCGACGGCGAATTCGACGGTGACGCCGACAAACTCGCTGGCATCATCGACGCCCGCGCAGGCATGACGGGCTACCCGGCGCTCGTCGCGCGCGAACTCGACATCCCGATGATTTCCGGCGCGCCGCTGCCGAAGACCATCGAAGAAGGCGCGTCCGTCACGCTCCACGCGGAGCGCGGCATCGTCTACGAAGGCGATGTCATCAGCTACAACCGCGGCAGTCGCTGA
- a CDS encoding SPFH domain-containing protein: MDLLALQAGLGIGGVVAGFLVLVLAIVMVYQMVEIVDAYEKKALTVFGEYRRLLEPGINFIPPFVSRTYAFDMRTQTLDVPRQEAITRDNSPVTADAVVYIKVMDAKKAFLEVDDYKRAVSNLAQTTLRAVLGDMELDDTLNKRQEINARIRKELDEPTDEWGVRVESVEVREVNPSADVQQAMEQQTSAERRRRAMILEAQGERRSAVETAEGEKQSNIIRAQGEKQSQILEAQGDAISTVLRAKSAESMGERAIIDKGMETLERIGQGESTTFVLPQELTSLVGRYGKQLTGSDVQDMEGLSSMEFDEETRELLGLDDIDDILGQIDEAAEMNVEQLEQEAEAIKAGAEVNDIKSPDEVIAEVDEEEEPIKSADEVVSESEGQDGSDGETADEATANNSQQESATNGDEDDEDEAEMSFEKDLE, from the coding sequence ATGGACCTACTTGCTCTCCAGGCAGGTCTGGGTATCGGAGGAGTCGTTGCCGGCTTCCTCGTGCTCGTCCTCGCCATCGTCATGGTGTACCAGATGGTCGAGATCGTAGACGCCTACGAGAAGAAGGCGCTCACGGTCTTCGGGGAATACCGACGCCTCCTCGAACCGGGTATCAACTTCATTCCCCCGTTCGTCTCCCGAACCTACGCATTCGACATGCGTACCCAGACGCTGGACGTGCCCCGTCAGGAGGCAATCACCCGCGACAACTCGCCGGTGACCGCCGACGCAGTCGTCTACATCAAGGTCATGGACGCGAAGAAGGCCTTCCTCGAAGTCGACGACTACAAGCGCGCCGTTTCGAACCTCGCACAGACGACGCTCCGCGCCGTCCTCGGTGACATGGAACTCGACGACACGCTCAACAAGCGTCAGGAAATCAACGCGCGCATCCGCAAGGAACTCGACGAACCGACCGACGAGTGGGGTGTCCGCGTCGAGTCCGTCGAAGTCCGCGAAGTCAACCCGAGCGCCGACGTGCAACAGGCGATGGAGCAACAGACCTCCGCCGAGCGCCGTCGCCGTGCCATGATTCTCGAAGCGCAGGGTGAGCGTCGCTCCGCCGTCGAGACAGCCGAAGGTGAAAAGCAGTCGAACATCATCCGCGCACAGGGTGAAAAGCAGTCGCAGATTCTCGAAGCACAGGGTGACGCAATCTCGACCGTGCTCCGCGCGAAGTCCGCCGAATCGATGGGCGAACGTGCTATCATCGACAAAGGTATGGAGACGCTCGAACGCATCGGACAGGGCGAATCCACGACGTTCGTCCTCCCGCAGGAACTCACCTCGCTCGTCGGCCGCTACGGCAAGCAGCTAACCGGCTCCGACGTGCAGGATATGGAAGGCCTCTCCAGCATGGAGTTCGACGAGGAGACGCGCGAACTGCTCGGTCTCGACGATATCGACGACATCCTCGGCCAAATCGACGAAGCGGCCGAGATGAACGTCGAACAACTCGAACAGGAAGCAGAGGCCATCAAAGCCGGTGCCGAAGTGAACGACATCAAGTCACCTGACGAGGTTATCGCCGAAGTCGACGAGGAAGAAGAACCCATCAAATCAGCTGACGAAGTCGTCTCTGAAAGCGAAGGTCAGGACGGCTCAGACGGTGAAACAGCCGACGAGGCAACCGCGAACAACAGTCAACAGGAAAGCGCCACAAACGGCGACGAAGACGACGAAGACGAAGCCGAGATGTCGTTCGAAAAAGACTTAGAATAG
- the aglD gene encoding flippase domain-containing glycosyltransferase AglD: protein MGRPTDRRSAAITSAGVEVSVVLPAYNEARTIENTVRVTVETLERFLPSDAFEVIVAEDGCDDETPEIADELAAEDKRIRHYHSDERLGRGGALERAFEAADGDTLVYFDTDLATDMRHLEGLVERVRTGEYDVATGSRWMPDNVADRPTKRGVPSRAYNGLVRFFLQSDLRDHQCGFKAFSRDVFETLRHDVEDEHWFWDTEMLVRAQRAGFRVAEFPVDWEPKGDTKVDLVRDILGMGSQILRTWWQLSVRPRITRRVTIVAGLLLTVVALALMTVYIDPSEVLAVLGNADPALVAVAAVVYLASWPLRGIRYRDILRELGYREKSGFLTGAIFISQTGNLVFPARLGDGVRAYVVKARRGIPYPSGFASLAIERVFDLLTIAGLAGVVLVGLSATGGLGDIATVLATGVSGGTVDVAADDVRTVAYVASGVGVVAIFGVLGIALSARADRNVIRAFVGRFSSDSYVEYVAGIIEQFVSDLQAVAGNRSAFGRVGLTSLSIWTIDVVTAVIVLLALGVDIDPVVLVGVSFFAVSVGNLAKVLPLSPGGVGLYEIAFTVFMAALAPVAPPAALAAAVLDHAVKNAVTIVGGVASMLSLNVSLTTAVEESAEVREHEFAESE from the coding sequence ATGGGTCGCCCGACAGACCGACGCTCGGCCGCCATCACTTCGGCCGGCGTCGAAGTGAGCGTCGTCCTCCCCGCGTACAACGAGGCGCGGACCATCGAAAATACGGTCCGCGTTACAGTCGAGACGCTCGAACGGTTCCTTCCTTCCGACGCGTTCGAGGTTATCGTGGCCGAAGACGGCTGCGACGACGAAACGCCGGAGATAGCCGACGAACTGGCCGCCGAAGACAAGCGGATTCGCCACTACCACAGCGACGAGCGGCTCGGTCGCGGCGGCGCACTCGAACGCGCGTTCGAAGCCGCCGACGGCGACACACTCGTCTATTTCGACACCGACCTCGCGACGGACATGCGACACCTCGAAGGGTTAGTCGAGCGCGTCCGTACGGGTGAATACGACGTCGCAACCGGCTCTCGGTGGATGCCGGACAACGTCGCCGACCGGCCGACGAAGCGCGGCGTACCGAGTCGAGCCTACAACGGTCTCGTCCGCTTTTTCCTCCAGTCCGACCTCCGTGACCACCAGTGCGGGTTCAAGGCGTTCAGTAGAGACGTGTTTGAGACGCTCCGCCACGACGTGGAGGACGAACACTGGTTCTGGGACACCGAGATGCTCGTCCGCGCACAGCGCGCAGGGTTCCGCGTCGCCGAATTCCCGGTCGATTGGGAGCCGAAAGGCGACACGAAAGTCGACCTCGTTCGCGACATCCTCGGGATGGGAAGTCAGATTCTCCGGACGTGGTGGCAACTGTCGGTTCGACCGCGTATCACCCGCCGGGTGACCATCGTCGCCGGCTTGCTCCTTACTGTCGTCGCGCTTGCGCTGATGACGGTCTACATCGACCCTTCGGAGGTTCTGGCCGTCCTCGGTAACGCGGACCCCGCACTCGTCGCGGTCGCAGCGGTCGTCTATCTCGCCTCGTGGCCACTCCGCGGCATCCGCTACCGCGACATCCTCAGAGAACTCGGCTACCGCGAGAAATCGGGCTTCCTCACTGGAGCAATTTTCATCAGCCAGACCGGGAATCTCGTGTTTCCCGCTCGGTTGGGTGATGGTGTGCGTGCGTACGTAGTGAAAGCCAGACGCGGCATCCCGTACCCGTCAGGGTTCGCCTCGCTCGCAATTGAGCGTGTCTTCGACCTGCTCACTATCGCCGGTCTCGCGGGCGTCGTCCTCGTCGGTCTCTCGGCGACTGGCGGCCTCGGAGACATCGCAACCGTCCTCGCGACCGGCGTGAGCGGCGGAACCGTCGATGTAGCTGCAGACGACGTGCGAACGGTCGCCTACGTCGCCAGCGGCGTCGGCGTCGTCGCCATCTTCGGCGTACTCGGAATTGCATTGTCGGCGCGCGCAGACCGCAACGTCATCCGGGCGTTCGTCGGTCGGTTCTCCTCTGACTCCTACGTCGAATACGTCGCGGGCATCATCGAGCAGTTCGTCTCCGACTTACAGGCAGTCGCAGGCAACCGCAGCGCCTTCGGTCGCGTCGGCCTGACGAGTCTCTCTATCTGGACGATTGACGTTGTAACCGCCGTTATCGTCCTCCTCGCACTCGGTGTCGACATCGACCCCGTCGTCCTCGTCGGCGTTTCCTTCTTCGCCGTGAGCGTCGGGAACCTCGCAAAAGTCCTGCCGCTCTCACCGGGTGGCGTCGGACTCTACGAAATCGCCTTCACGGTCTTCATGGCCGCGTTGGCTCCGGTCGCACCACCCGCAGCACTCGCCGCCGCGGTCCTCGACCACGCGGTGAAAAACGCCGTCACCATCGTCGGCGGCGTCGCCTCGATGCTGTCGCTCAACGTCTCGCTGACGACGGCAGTCGAAGAAAGCGCGGAAGTCCGCGAACACGAGTTCGCCGAATCAGAATAA
- a CDS encoding DUF7312 domain-containing protein, whose translation MSRGPAPKDEADGEDEWRYDVDEVGPDGRDPVDASPTAEQLPIEPGSPRAENVVFVLLGVLFAVGLIVITVFPGGG comes from the coding sequence ATGTCGCGCGGTCCCGCCCCCAAGGACGAGGCAGACGGAGAAGACGAGTGGCGATACGATGTCGACGAAGTCGGGCCCGACGGCCGCGACCCAGTCGACGCGTCGCCCACAGCGGAGCAACTCCCGATAGAGCCTGGGTCACCACGAGCAGAGAACGTGGTTTTCGTCCTTCTCGGCGTGCTATTCGCGGTTGGTCTCATCGTGATCACGGTGTTCCCGGGCGGGGGCTGA
- a CDS encoding cytochrome b family protein, translated as MRPTDEHPLRTDGGETDGGDSSLPTGPVPPDDETPSFYERKARRTGLARLTYEYFERARREDQNLRTESDYVERDVLAFPTWPHETVRNLSIASFFVGMILFLSATMPPHIGAPANPSQTPAIILPDWYLYWSFGLLKMTPLNPELAILGGQKLMADRTYGVVANGVVVGFIAIVPFLNKGSARRPVEQPFWAAVGVFGVVFALTISLLAIKNLMPMNVDLLFDLTFLLPFVFGFLTYAVLKTMREGYMYDLNRRYYRLRPPK; from the coding sequence ATGCGCCCGACTGACGAGCACCCGCTCCGGACGGATGGTGGTGAGACTGACGGGGGCGACAGTAGTCTCCCGACGGGACCGGTCCCACCGGATGACGAGACACCGAGTTTCTACGAGCGAAAGGCTCGTAGAACCGGACTGGCTCGCTTGACGTACGAGTACTTCGAGCGCGCACGTCGTGAAGACCAGAACCTCCGCACGGAGTCTGACTACGTCGAACGCGACGTGCTGGCGTTCCCGACGTGGCCGCACGAGACCGTCCGAAACCTCTCGATTGCCTCGTTTTTCGTCGGGATGATTCTGTTCCTCTCGGCGACGATGCCGCCGCACATCGGCGCGCCCGCGAACCCGAGCCAGACGCCAGCGATTATTCTCCCGGACTGGTATCTCTACTGGTCGTTCGGCCTCCTCAAGATGACTCCGCTGAACCCCGAGCTTGCCATCCTCGGCGGCCAAAAGCTGATGGCCGACCGGACGTACGGCGTGGTCGCAAACGGCGTGGTCGTCGGCTTCATCGCTATCGTCCCCTTCCTCAACAAGGGGTCCGCCCGGCGTCCCGTCGAACAGCCGTTCTGGGCGGCCGTGGGCGTCTTCGGCGTGGTCTTCGCGCTGACGATTAGCCTCCTCGCCATCAAGAACCTCATGCCGATGAACGTCGACCTGCTGTTCGACCTGACGTTCCTCTTACCGTTCGTCTTCGGCTTCCTCACCTACGCGGTACTCAAGACGATGCGCGAGGGCTACATGTACGACCTCAACCGCCGCTACTACCGACTCCGGCCGCCGAAGTAG
- a CDS encoding winged helix-turn-helix transcriptional regulator — translation MSNRRIDEDKRATLRRFAALGAATPLVGLGASDDDSDSSSSDTRDAIIGYLAATPGAHFSKVRDDLQLGTGETQYHLRNLVDEGTLDVRRDGDYKRFFAASRFSAFEQVALGYLRRDTPRGMLIHLLRDPDATGSELADKLGVSRATVSTYAKELDAVGLLSRESGYEVRNPETVITLLIRYADSFGSDAAAFANDAAGLIRFDP, via the coding sequence ATGTCGAACCGCCGGATAGACGAAGACAAACGGGCTACTCTCCGTCGCTTCGCTGCACTCGGGGCCGCCACACCACTGGTGGGTCTCGGTGCGAGTGACGATGACTCCGATTCATCCTCCAGTGACACTCGGGATGCGATTATCGGCTACCTGGCAGCTACACCGGGCGCACACTTCTCGAAAGTACGCGACGACTTGCAGTTGGGAACGGGCGAGACGCAGTATCACCTCCGGAATCTCGTCGACGAAGGAACGCTCGATGTTCGCCGCGACGGTGACTACAAACGCTTTTTCGCCGCGAGTCGATTCTCCGCGTTCGAACAGGTCGCACTCGGCTATCTCCGCCGCGACACGCCGCGCGGAATGCTCATTCACCTCCTCCGAGACCCTGACGCGACAGGGAGCGAACTCGCCGACAAACTCGGCGTCTCGCGGGCGACGGTGAGCACGTATGCGAAAGAACTAGACGCCGTCGGACTGCTGTCTCGCGAAAGCGGCTACGAAGTCCGCAACCCCGAGACGGTCATCACACTCTTGATTCGGTACGCAGATTCCTTCGGGTCAGATGCCGCAGCGTTCGCGAACGACGCGGCTGGTCTCATCCGGTTCGACCCCTGA
- a CDS encoding DUF7123 family protein, translating to MSTTASTTAAEGDVLDAAGNLSEKQRRILQYLRTNVGTQTYFKSRLIAEDLDLSAKEVGANMRPLLDGEFDVSIEKWGYSSGTTWKVTA from the coding sequence ATGAGCACAACCGCCTCCACAACCGCGGCCGAGGGCGATGTCCTCGACGCCGCAGGGAACCTCTCCGAGAAGCAGCGTCGTATCCTCCAGTACCTCCGTACCAACGTCGGTACGCAGACGTACTTCAAGTCGCGACTCATCGCCGAGGACCTCGACCTCTCGGCGAAGGAAGTCGGCGCTAACATGCGCCCGCTTCTCGACGGCGAATTCGACGTGAGCATCGAGAAGTGGGGTTACTCCTCGGGAACCACGTGGAAGGTGACTGCTTAA
- a CDS encoding DUF7282 domain-containing protein: MSYAARAPSVLVAALILFAALWVPTPAIAADEPTASFGEDVTTVTRGDVVEIRVSHSQPGTLHIGGDDYGYHLTVELGGSGTTTITIDTYNSTGKPKTYVSGGGNKTLHTAELRRPIEPAAYLMNVTIDGVERAIGQLEVEPRGNTSATTTVAPASLNDSDSKLTAKNVREAVTERQKVAKGDLAVIQLNESGLESALKPGDVTGGANASGIEISLNQLEVRPNHEQQTFLATPENGTTIVPDFENDVVYVVWDTSDLPLEGDEETYEARVTLQGNHSGFVEEDTITARSRVRLVEPTVSVNVDNETVYPWESLRVNVTGKTTLAPGSTVELRARAPGQPFLKLVPITVESDGTLTQNLTFAPDDRGLSFPMWIRDYRDETERTMRLLESDASLRFVDQETDGTFVTISEVNLSVGGFVTVETADEEPLGTSAYLPAGSHKNVIVDFDRRQLTDSELLAIAYADRDRNQNFSRAFDAPFRTGGFNVTNTTNGTNATNETAGTIIADDAMVRLEPGAKTPTPTTTTTESTATTTPTATPYPVVERTPLEPSSGTNAGIPFSPGLAVIALLLTGLIARRL, from the coding sequence ATGAGTTACGCAGCCCGTGCACCCTCCGTGTTGGTCGCCGCGTTGATTCTCTTCGCGGCGCTCTGGGTTCCGACGCCCGCAATCGCGGCCGACGAGCCGACCGCTTCGTTCGGCGAAGACGTCACAACCGTCACACGTGGCGATGTCGTCGAGATACGTGTCTCGCACTCACAGCCAGGCACGCTCCATATCGGTGGTGACGACTACGGCTACCACCTGACCGTCGAACTCGGCGGGTCGGGAACGACCACTATCACCATCGACACCTACAATTCGACCGGGAAGCCGAAGACGTACGTCTCCGGCGGTGGGAACAAGACGCTCCACACTGCCGAACTTCGGCGGCCCATCGAACCGGCGGCGTACCTGATGAACGTGACTATCGACGGTGTCGAACGTGCTATCGGGCAACTCGAGGTCGAGCCCCGAGGCAACACGTCGGCGACGACGACCGTCGCACCAGCGAGTCTCAACGACTCCGACTCGAAACTGACGGCGAAGAACGTCCGCGAAGCCGTCACGGAGCGACAGAAGGTCGCAAAAGGCGACCTCGCGGTCATCCAACTCAACGAGAGCGGCCTCGAATCGGCGCTGAAACCCGGTGACGTGACCGGCGGGGCGAACGCAAGCGGTATCGAGATTTCGTTGAACCAACTCGAAGTCCGGCCCAACCACGAACAACAGACGTTCCTCGCAACGCCGGAAAACGGGACGACAATCGTCCCCGACTTCGAAAACGACGTTGTCTACGTCGTCTGGGACACCTCGGACCTCCCGCTGGAGGGTGACGAAGAGACCTACGAAGCGCGGGTGACGCTCCAGGGGAACCACAGCGGATTCGTCGAAGAAGACACCATCACCGCGCGGTCACGGGTTCGACTCGTCGAGCCGACCGTCTCCGTAAACGTGGACAACGAGACGGTCTATCCGTGGGAATCGCTCCGCGTGAACGTCACCGGAAAGACGACGCTCGCACCCGGAAGTACCGTCGAACTACGAGCGCGTGCCCCCGGCCAACCATTCCTGAAACTCGTCCCCATCACCGTCGAATCCGACGGGACGCTGACGCAGAATCTCACGTTCGCGCCCGACGACCGCGGGCTTTCGTTCCCGATGTGGATTCGCGACTACCGCGACGAGACCGAGCGGACGATGCGCCTTCTCGAATCGGACGCGAGCCTTCGGTTCGTCGACCAGGAGACCGACGGAACGTTCGTCACTATCAGCGAGGTGAACCTCTCGGTCGGCGGCTTCGTCACGGTCGAAACCGCGGATGAAGAGCCGTTAGGAACCAGCGCGTACCTCCCGGCCGGGTCACACAAGAACGTCATCGTCGACTTCGACCGTCGGCAGTTGACCGACAGCGAACTGCTCGCGATTGCCTACGCCGACCGCGACCGCAACCAGAACTTCTCGCGGGCGTTCGACGCTCCGTTCCGGACGGGTGGGTTCAACGTGACGAACACCACGAACGGGACGAACGCCACGAACGAAACCGCAGGTACCATCATCGCCGACGACGCGATGGTCCGACTCGAACCCGGCGCGAAGACGCCGACACCGACCACCACGACAACTGAATCGACTGCGACAACGACGCCGACCGCGACGCCCTACCCGGTCGTCGAACGGACGCCACTGGAACCGTCTTCCGGAACCAACGCTGGTATTCCGTTTTCGCCCGGGCTCGCGGTCATCGCACTACTACTGACGGGGCTCATCGCACGACGACTGTGA
- a CDS encoding restriction endonuclease, whose amino-acid sequence MTTLIELDATKFVHFLSDLWTQRNWQTNAQPRGEGRYLIQGQRADGTKGMMLVLPDIEATVEKEHIKGFVAHAKKRQIDVVVVATQGEFVDEVRGFATNHDVTLLDRDELGETVTEEGLEETVRQYTDGDVFESAEVEFGLPFDLPEPVEDALASLPIDAIRERLSGGDGDGSGSLSDRLPSSIDDLKSGSPPSVRVVVVAVLLLVLALGSVAALGPMIDGLGGPSGASGVGVSAVSSAPADSADMVARWNAKTTESVQLGNRSYTAPDGEQFVVVALNVTTQQSSPGSLSQSALVFESDSVRYAHQPLANTTGFANGGLFTPNESETVWTVFSVPANTSTGTVLVRSGNEDTVAFIHDESLSAKPNEGE is encoded by the coding sequence GTGACGACACTCATCGAACTGGACGCGACGAAGTTCGTCCACTTCCTCTCGGACCTCTGGACGCAACGTAACTGGCAGACGAACGCACAACCCCGCGGGGAGGGTCGCTATCTCATCCAAGGGCAACGAGCGGACGGGACCAAGGGGATGATGCTGGTGCTTCCCGACATCGAGGCGACGGTCGAAAAAGAGCACATCAAAGGGTTCGTCGCGCACGCGAAGAAGCGTCAAATCGACGTGGTTGTCGTCGCAACACAGGGCGAATTCGTCGACGAGGTACGCGGCTTCGCCACGAATCACGACGTGACCTTACTCGACCGAGACGAGCTCGGTGAGACGGTCACAGAGGAGGGTCTCGAAGAGACGGTTCGGCAGTACACCGACGGAGACGTATTCGAAAGCGCGGAGGTCGAATTCGGATTACCGTTCGACCTTCCCGAACCGGTCGAAGACGCGCTCGCGTCGCTCCCGATAGACGCCATCCGCGAGCGACTCTCAGGTGGGGACGGCGACGGAAGTGGTTCGCTTAGCGACCGACTGCCATCTTCTATCGACGACCTCAAATCCGGTTCACCGCCGAGCGTCCGCGTCGTCGTCGTTGCGGTCTTGCTGCTCGTGCTCGCGCTCGGGTCGGTTGCAGCCCTCGGACCGATGATTGACGGACTCGGCGGCCCCAGCGGTGCCTCCGGCGTCGGCGTCTCTGCGGTCTCCAGTGCGCCCGCCGACTCCGCCGATATGGTTGCACGGTGGAACGCGAAAACGACCGAGTCGGTACAGCTCGGAAATCGGTCGTACACCGCTCCCGATGGCGAGCAGTTCGTCGTCGTCGCACTCAACGTGACGACCCAGCAATCGTCACCGGGGTCGCTCTCGCAGTCCGCGCTCGTCTTCGAATCCGATAGCGTTCGGTACGCACACCAACCGCTCGCAAACACGACCGGGTTCGCAAACGGCGGCCTGTTCACACCGAACGAGTCCGAAACCGTCTGGACCGTCTTCTCCGTTCCCGCGAACACGAGTACCGGAACCGTGCTCGTCCGCAGCGGAAACGAAGACACCGTCGCATTCATCCACGACGAGTCACTGTCAGCCAAACCAAACGAAGGCGAGTAG
- a CDS encoding NfeD family protein has protein sequence MAHPLFPLQTGLVGPETLPLLLILAGLGLSVAEAFVPGAHFVVLGVALLAAGLVGFLFTPLASPIILGLLVFVFGGLTLYGYREFDLYGGKGQGQTSDSDALAGKTGRVTERVTPTSGEVKLDEGGFNPYYAARSVHGELEEGSEVVVVDPGGGNVVTVEGVGPGEDEIDRELARERARRRREKLEAERERERELERE, from the coding sequence ATGGCACACCCGCTGTTCCCGTTGCAGACCGGCCTCGTCGGTCCCGAGACGCTTCCGTTGCTCTTGATACTCGCTGGACTTGGTCTCTCTGTCGCAGAGGCGTTCGTGCCGGGTGCGCACTTCGTCGTCCTCGGCGTCGCCCTCCTCGCCGCGGGACTGGTCGGATTCCTCTTTACCCCGCTTGCAAGCCCGATTATCCTCGGCCTGCTCGTCTTCGTCTTCGGTGGGCTGACACTGTACGGCTACCGTGAATTCGATCTGTACGGTGGCAAAGGGCAGGGACAAACGAGCGATTCAGACGCGCTCGCCGGAAAGACCGGGCGCGTCACGGAACGTGTCACCCCGACGAGCGGCGAAGTGAAACTCGACGAGGGCGGCTTCAACCCGTACTACGCCGCCCGGTCGGTTCACGGCGAGTTAGAAGAGGGAAGCGAGGTGGTCGTCGTCGACCCCGGCGGCGGAAACGTCGTCACCGTCGAGGGTGTCGGTCCGGGCGAAGACGAAATCGACCGCGAACTCGCGAGAGAGCGGGCGCGTCGACGGCGCGAAAAACTCGAAGCGGAGCGAGAGCGCGAACGAGAACTGGAGCGAGAATGA